The Trichoplusia ni isolate ovarian cell line Hi5 chromosome 17, tn1, whole genome shotgun sequence genome includes a region encoding these proteins:
- the LOC113502507 gene encoding ionotropic receptor 75a-like → MTLLAILLSCVYLISAEELDVIKVTTDYIAHKHLTYVCYLTCGSRHSSIVVAHKLREQNVRISVKRIDEHMNIDLERLMLQRTAPVGALLDAGCDVTTRILSQASSSKLFDATHPWLVLTDKHPDDSTAYIDDTFGSLNLSVDADIVVLFQKGRYVFQDVFNFGKIQGNSLEKSLLGTWEPKKGLEMLATGYKYYRRWDFNNLTLRAISVIVDQPEVFFPEMLSDMAYTEGVAAMTKITSQMLNTIKEQHNFRFNYSIAGRWIGSPKRNSTLAVTNALFWEEQDLSSTCARIFPKWLDWVDIYHPPTTNLQTKFYYLVPETGVGQYENRFLTPMSAGVWCCALVAGIACTLVLVVAAMMESRPKPGLYAFFSVFAAVCQQGYEDGVQMVEDTFSSQGRRVTLLVIGLTSMLLYNYYTSSVVSWLLNAAAPSIANLDGLINSDFELVFEDIGYTRGWLDNPGFFYYSGFKNVKEDELREKKVTNAKRSASVLQTVNTGIELVRTGKYAFHTEPYTASQVISKTYEDEELCNLGALQMMLPAHVYIMAQKRSPYKEFFDWSLLRLLERGHVKAIRARFAGTMPACSGARPRALALGQAAPAFVIMILIAVLSWIILAFELLWWRVQLKKRDEAVGSDMVQKVTSPVIEP, encoded by the exons ATGACGTTGCTTGCAATTCTACTGAGCTGCGTATATTTGATATCAGCTGAAGAGCTTGATGTCATCAAAGTTACGACTGATTACATAGCACATAAGCATTTGACATACGTTTGTTATTTGACATGCGGGAGTCGGCATT CCAGCATAGTCGTGGCACACAAGTTAAGGGAGCAGAACGTCCGCATCTCCGTGAAGCGTATTGACGAGCACATGAATATTGATCTGGAGCGGCTCATGCTCCAGCGCACGGCGCCCGTGGGAGCGCTGCTCGACGCCGGCTGTGACGTCACGACACGCATCCTCTCTCAG GCCTCAAGCAGCAAGCTGTTCGATGCGACGCACCCGTGGCTGGTGCTGACTGACAAACATCCTGATGACAGCACGGCATACATTGATGACACGTTCGGATCCCTCAACCTGAGTGTGGATGCCGACATCGTTGTACTATTTCAAA AGGGCCGTTACGTTTTTCAAGACGTGTTTAATTTTGGGAAAATACAAGGAAATAGCCTGGAAAAGTCACTACTGGGTACATGGGAACCAAAGAAAG GTCTAGAAATGCTAGCTACGGGCTACAAGTACTACCGTCGATGGGATTTTAACAACTTGACTCTCCGCGCGATATCTGTT ATTGTGGATCAGCCCGAGGTATTCTTCCCAGAGATGTTGTCAGACATGGCGTATACGGAGGGCGTGGCCGCAATGACCAAGATCACCTCACAGATGCTCAACACTATCAAGGAGCAGCACAACTTCAG ATTTAACTATAGCATCGCAGGACGATGGATTGGATCGCCAAAAAGGAACTCGACATTG GCTGTCACGAACGCTTTGTTTTGGGAGGAGCAGGACCTCTCCAGCACCTGTGCCAGGATATTCCCCAAGTGGCTCGACTGGGTCGACATCTACCACCCGCCCACCACCAACCTACA GACCAAGTTCTACTATCTAGTGCCAGAAACGGGAGTGGGTCAGTACGAAAATCGGTTCCTGACGCCGATGTCTGCCGGCGTGTGGTGCTGCGCGCTGGTCGCCGGCATCGCCTGCACTCTGGTGCTGGTAGTGGCCGCTATGATGGAGAGCCGACCCAAGCCTGGCTTGTACGCTTTTTTCAGCGTATTTGCTGCTGTGTGCCAGCAAG GTTATGAAGATGGTGTCCAAATGGTAGAAGACACGTTTTCAAGTCAAG GTCGGCGGGTGACGCTCCTGGTGATCGGGCTGACGAGCATGCTACTGTACAACTACTACACCAGCAGCGTAGTCTCGTGGCTGCTGAACGCCGCCGCCCCCTCCATCGCTAACCTGGACGGCCTCATCAACAGCGACTTCGAGCTGGTCTTCGAAGATATCGGGTACACACGCGGATGGCtcgat aatccAGGTTTCTTTTACTACAGTGGTTTCAAGAACGTGAAAGAAGATGAACTAAGAGAGAAGAAAGTAACAAACGCTAAGCGTTCAGCATCGGTACTGCAGACAGTCAACACAGGCATCGAGCTGGTGAGGACCGGAA AATATGCCTTCCACACTGAGCCGTACACTGCAAGCCAAGTGATCTCGAAGACCTACGAGGACGAGGAGCTGTGCAACCTCGGAGCCCTGCAGATGATGCTGCCGGCGCACGTCTACATCATGGCGCAGAAACGGAGCCCCTATAAGGAGTTCTTCGACTGGAG TCTGTTACGGCTGCTGGAGCGGGGCCACGTGAAGGCGATCCGCGCCCGGTTCGCGGGCACGATGCCGGCGTGCTCGGGCGCGCGCCCGCGGGCCCTCGCGCTGGGACAGGCCGCGCCCGCTTTCGTCATTATGATACTCATAGCTGTGCTCTCCTGGATTATACTGGCTTTTGAGCTGCTGTGGTGGAG GGTCCAGTTGAAAAAGCGGGATGAAGCAGTGGGCAGTGATATGGTGCAAAAAGTGACGTCACCCGTGATCGAGCCCTGA